In Syntrophales bacterium, the following are encoded in one genomic region:
- a CDS encoding TraR/DksA family transcriptional regulator, which produces MDLQRLEFFKKLITDELAEYINDPKFKEKLSEPVDQPVDIIDQATVEIERRRCFTFKVRYDIIIEELKNALTRVENGTYGVCLDCEEEIPEKRLMARPTTRFCIACQETREKRQRLKELGGRIATEFF; this is translated from the coding sequence ATGGATTTACAACGACTTGAATTCTTTAAGAAGCTCATTACAGATGAGTTGGCGGAATACATCAACGACCCAAAATTTAAGGAAAAATTATCTGAGCCTGTAGATCAGCCTGTTGATATTATTGACCAGGCAACCGTTGAAATTGAAAGGAGACGGTGCTTCACTTTCAAGGTAAGATATGATATCATTATCGAAGAATTGAAAAATGCCCTAACCCGCGTCGAGAATGGAACCTATGGGGTCTGCTTAGATTGCGAGGAGGAGATCCCGGAAAAACGCCTCATGGCAAGGCCTACTACAAGATTCTGTATTGCTTGTCAGGAAACAAGAGAAAAACGCCAAAGACTAAAAGAATTAGGGGGTCGAATTGCCACAGAGTTTTTTTAA